A genome region from Musa acuminata AAA Group cultivar baxijiao chromosome BXJ3-5, Cavendish_Baxijiao_AAA, whole genome shotgun sequence includes the following:
- the LOC135637677 gene encoding probable inorganic phosphate transporter 1-8, whose protein sequence is MAGDQLQVLNALDLAKTQWYHFTAIVIAGMGFFTDAYDLFCISLVSKLLGRIYYFDRDSPTPGTLPPNVSAAVNGVAFCGTLSGQLFFGWLGDKLGRKKVYGMTLMLMVICSVASGLSFGHDPKGVIATLCFFRFWLGFGIGGDYPLSATIMSEYANKRTRGAFIAAVFAMQGFGILTGGIVALIVSAAFKSRFDAPAYQFDREGSTVSQADYIWRIILMLGALPAALTYYWRMKMPETARYTALVAKNAKKAAADMSKVLQVDIVEEQTKVEQLTMKEANSFGLFSREFARRHGLHLVGTTTTWFLLDIAFYSQNLFQKDIFSAIGWIPKAATMNAIEEVFRIARAQTLIALCGTVPGYWFTVALIDTIGRFTIQLMGFFMMTVFMLGLAIPYNHWTTHHIGFVIMYGFTFFFANFGPNSTTFIVPAEIFPARLRSTCHGISAAAGKAGAIVGAFGFLYAAQNSTDPTKRDKGYPAGIGVRNALFVLAACNFLGVIFTFLVPESKGRSLEELSGENEDEEQMESAAPHNRTMPA, encoded by the coding sequence ATGGCCGGAGACCAGCTCCAAGTGCTCAACGCCCTTGACCTAGCCAAGACGCAATGGTACCACTTCACGGCCATCGTCATCGCTGGTATGGGCTTCTTCACCGACGCCTACGACCTGTTCTGCATCTCCCTTGTCTCCAAGCTCCTTGGCCGCATCTACTATTTCGACCGCGACTCGCCCACCCCCGGCACGCTCCCGCCCAACGTGTCTGCGGCCGTCAATGGCGTGGCTTTCTGCGGCACCCTCTCCGGCCAGCTTTTCTTCGGGTGGCTTGGCGACAAGCTCGGTCGCAAAAAGGTCTACGGCATGACTCTCATGCTCATGGTCATCTGCTCCGTCGCTTCCGGCCTCTCCTTCGGCCACGACCCTAAAGGCGTTATAGCCACACTCTGCTTCTTCCGCTTTTGGCTGGGCTTCGGCATCGGCGGCGACTACCCGCTCTCCGCCACCATCATGTCGGAGTATGCCAACAAGAGGACCCGCGGAGCCTTCATCGCTGCCGTCTTCGCCATGCAGGGCTTCGGCATCCTCACCGGCGGCATCGTCGCCCTCATTGTCTCCGCCGCCTTCAAGAGCCGCTTTGACGCGCCGGCCTACCAGTTCGACCGGGAAGGCTCCACCGTATCGCAGGCCGATTACATCTGGCGCATAATTCTCATGCTGGGAGCCCTCCCGGCCGCCCTAACCTACTACTGGCGGATGAAGATGCCAGAGACCGCGCGATACACCGCTCTGGTAGCCAAGAACGCGAAGAAGGCGGCCGCCGACATGTCCAAGGTCCTCCAGGTGGATATCGTCGAGGAGCAGACCAAGGTGGAGCAGCTGACCATGAAGGAGGCCAACAGCTTCGGCCTCTTCTCCAGGGAGTTCGCTCGCCGCCACGGTCTCCACCTCGTCGGCACCACCACCACGTGGTTCCTCCTCGACATCGCCTTCTACAGCCAGAACCTGTTCCAGAAGGACATCTTCAGCGCCATCGGTTGGATTCCGAAGGCGGCCACCATGAACGCCATCGAGGAAGTGTTCAGGATCGCCCGGGCGCAGACCCTCATCGCGCTCTGCGGCACCGTACCGGGCTACTGGTTCACCGTGGCCTTGATCGACACCATAGGCCGGTTCACCATCCAGCTCATGGGATTCTTCATGATGACCGTCTTCATGCTCGGCCTCGCCATCCCCTACAACCACTGGACCACTCATCACATCGGCTTCGTCATCATGTACGGCTTCACCTTCTTCTTCGCCAACTTCGGGCCCAACAGCACCACCTTCATCGTGCCGGCGGAGATCTTCCCCGCGCGGCTGCGGTCCACATGCCACGGCATCTCGGCGGCCGCGGGCAAGGCCGGGGCCATCGTGGGCGCCTTCGGGTTCCTGTACGCGGCACAGAACAGCACGGACCCGACGAAGAGGGACAAGGGCTACCCGGCCGGAATCGGCGTCCGCAACGCGCTCTTCGTGCTCGCGGCGTGCAATTTTTTGGGCGTGATCTTTACCTTCCTAGTGCCGGAATCGAAGGGGAGGTCGCTCGAGGAATTGTCGGGCGAGAACGAAGACGAGGAACAGATGGAATCCGCAGCCCCTCACAACAGGACGATGCctgcttaa